One window of the Lactococcus lactis genome contains the following:
- a CDS encoding phosphocarrier protein HPr, whose amino-acid sequence MASKEFHIVAETGIHARPATLLVQTASKFTSEITLEYKGKSVNLKSIMGVMSLGVGQGADVTISAEGADADDAISTIAETMTKEGLAE is encoded by the coding sequence ATGGCATCTAAAGAATTCCACATCGTTGCAGAAACTGGTATCCATGCACGTCCAGCTACATTGCTTGTGCAAACAGCTTCAAAATTCACATCAGAAATCACTTTGGAATACAAAGGTAAATCAGTAAACCTTAAATCAATCATGGGTGTTATGTCACTCGGTGTTGGTCAAGGCGCTGACGTTACTATTTCAGCTGAAGGTGCAGATGCTGACGATGCAATCTCAACAATCGCTGAAACAATGACTAAAGAAGGACTCGCAGAATAA